aagggttcggaagattttttggggaaagacgtttccaaacaacattttcccaataaacccagataaacgtttggtggtggcagtggaagtccaagggcaaagggtaaaatagtttgtaccttggggaagttttaacctaagctggtaaaagtaagcttgggggagtttcatgcaggtccccacatctgtaccctagagttcagagtggggaaggaaccttgacagtcctcAAAGGGACCTTTTCTCTCTGGGAGCTCAGAGACGCTGACAGAGCAGAACCATAAGTGGCATAACTGGTGGGATGGGAAGTCGAGCCACCTGTACCCTTCCCCAcccataaccccccccccaccaccaccattgccCCACAATTATTCCCCAGGACAGTTTCATtaggtggagggagggggcgcTTCTTCCCTCTACTTTTCCTGGGTAAAGGGAAGGAACCCCAaacttcccccttctccacactgcagtggggaaggggtagGCTCACCCTTCCCTTGGTGCTTCTGCTTCCAGGGAAAGGGGGAGGTCAGAACAGAACTGGGAAGTGTGGGGAAGAAAGGAGGGCATTGGAGCTCAACAGTGGGAAGTCTAGCAGGAGCTtctactctccctccccccagaaaagCCTCCTCACAGCCAAGCTCTCTAATTGTGTCTCCTCTTCAAACAATTGCCTCCACTGACTCCATGTTAATCCTTGCGCTGGTCCTGCATCCTTGACCTGCAGGAGGCCACGTGATTGGAGGACTGGTCTGCTCTGtacagacagagaaacaggagacaaGGAGATGATGTAAAGATAGCGAAGGGACTGACATTCAGCTCCTGCTTTCTGTGGCCATGGGAATCCTTTTCAAAGGGGCAGTGGCTGAGGAGAGCTGGGCAGTGGAACATGAGGATGCCAAAATTATTGGACCAGAGAGTGCGAGTGGTTCGGGCACACACCTCATGGGCAGTAGACCCAGGTCCATTCCCCCTGCGCCAATCGCTCTTTCttaatccacagtggaacagcttcaacaggagagacacgATATGCCAGAGGCCAGAAGTTAGAGcgctctcctgagaggtgggagatacctgtttaaatcctttcttccctctctttcaGGGAAGGGGaatagaacctgggtctcccacatcccgggcgagttctctaaccactgggccaaaaGTTATCATGGGGGCAGGAGCACCACAGCTGCCTCCTTCCACCATTTTGTGTAGAACGAGACCGGTGTCCAATTCATTCCCTCAAGAAACTGCTACGAAGCCAGGAGAGGGCTACCTGTGTGTGGATTGCTAGTAGAGAGAGTCATGTAAATCCAGGTGGAAGGGAGGTGCCGATCTGTGAGGAAGGGGCAGTGCTTCGCAAATCGGTGGGTCCCACTGGCAAGCTTAGGGGACTTCCGACCTGGCATCCTGTGGGCTGTTGTGGAATGCATTTTAAGGTGCCTATCtgtccccattcattgtacagggagattgtggaagctccttcactggaggttttcaaaaggagactaGAGAGCCATCTGCCTTGGATGGTTTGGGCACAACAAATCCTGCCTCTTGGCAGGGGGTGAGACtggatgacccttgcagtcccttcgaCCGCTACGGTTCTATGACTCTACAGGGAGGTACCTAACTCGGCTTTCTGGATTGCACTGCTGTGCTTGTTtttgtttaggcacctaaacatgaGGTGCCAGGATGCTCGGAGCTGCAATGCCTGAGTCCTTTCATGGATTCCAGCCTTTGAGACTTAAACACTGCGGGCCAGACGATCATCCCCATGGACATGCCGAATAGCATCAGAACCCACCATTGCGCCCGTCGAAGTGAATAGCACCACTGCCCGGCTGGGGTAAGTTTGCTGCTCACATGAGGAAAGGTATTGGATCTGGTGCTCTGAGtgaaggaacttttttttttcttcagaaaggcAGGGCTGTAAAACTCAGCTTGTGATAAACACGGCCATGCAGCTTTAAGAGCTGAGTCACTGCAGTAATGTGAGGAGTGGAAATGGAGAAAGAGGGTCAGTTTTCTGGAGGGACCTAGTTTATTGTGAGATCAGGAGCTCAGGAGTGCGAACAGGGGTCAGGCTACTTGTGCACAAATGCTAGAGGCTCTGCATAGAACACTGGGTAGCCCCAGGCTGCTGAATAAAGTTCTCTTTCCTgcaactccctgcctgcccatATCCCTTATTGCTAATGAGACAACTAGCCTGGCTCCATAACAGACAGTGCATAAGCACCCATGCCTCATATACGTTCACACCCCAAGTAGTACTTTGCCCTGCAAAAAGTCTCATTGCCCAGTGGTCTCACTAACTGATGTGGGTGATTGTATCAGAATCTGACCATGGAAATGACATTGTGCAGGTGGGTGTGTTGTTAGCCGCAAAGATTGATCTCAAGAGCATGAGCCACCGCTCCCTGAGCTAGGAAACCTACCTTGAAGCCAGTGCTGGACTCCGAACACTACATGTAGTTCAGACAGTGGAGGGAAACAGAGATCTTCATGGTGGCTGTGAGGCTTATGGAATCCTGAGATGGATCCACTGCCTCGAGTTTATGCTTTGTTGAAAGTAACAGAGTTTGAGGTGTTTGCATTCAGCCCTCATTTGTCTCCTTTTTTAGTGTAGGCCTCACTTTCTCACCTGCAGTGGAGAGTGCGTCTAGGATAAATGACGGAGAGGAATCACACTGCAGTGAGTGAGTTTGTCTTGTTGGGATTCACACAAGACCCAAAGCTGCAGGTCATCCTCCTTGTGATGTTTCTGTTGATCTACCTGCTGATCCTAGTGGGGAACCTCACCTTGGTCACCTTAATCAGGACTGACTACCAGCTTCACAACCCCATGTACTTTTTCATCAGCAACCTGGCCCTCTTAGATGTTGCTTACACCACCATTATCACTTCCAGCATACTGATTACTTTAGTATCAGCAAGAAAAGTCATTTTGTTCCCTTTGTGTGCTCTGCAATTCTTCTTCTTATGCATCGCATTGTCCTGTGAATGTTACCTCTTGGGTGTCATGGCATACGATCGCTTCATGGCCATCTGCAACCCATTGCGCTACACTGTCATCATGTCCAAGCAGTTTTGcatgctgctggtgctggggtcaTACCTAGTGGGCTGCGTGAATGCAATTGTTCAAACTATGTTTATATTCCGTTTGTCCTTCTGTGACTCAAATGTCatcaaccatttcttctgtgatgtACCCCCGATCCTGAAACTGTCCTGCTCTGACACCCACATCACAAACATTGTTCATTTCACCTGTACCGCTGTGGTGGTAACACCTACTATCTTGATCATCCTTATCTCCTACATATACATTG
The nucleotide sequence above comes from Caretta caretta isolate rCarCar2 chromosome 6, rCarCar1.hap1, whole genome shotgun sequence. Encoded proteins:
- the LOC125638979 gene encoding olfactory receptor 5AR1-like, which produces MTERNHTAVSEFVLLGFTQDPKLQVILLVMFLLIYLLILVGNLTLVTLIRTDYQLHNPMYFFISNLALLDVAYTTIITSSILITLVSARKVILFPLCALQFFFLCIALSCECYLLGVMAYDRFMAICNPLRYTVIMSKQFCMLLVLGSYLVGCVNAIVQTMFIFRLSFCDSNVINHFFCDVPPILKLSCSDTHITNIVHFTCTAVVVTPTILIILISYIYIVVAILRINSAKGQLKAFSTCASHLTAITIFYGTGSFMYLQPSSKYPIDQDKIISLFYTLVIPMLNPLIYSLRNKEVKEAFMRMLHSKIYSL